In Helianthus annuus cultivar XRQ/B chromosome 9, HanXRQr2.0-SUNRISE, whole genome shotgun sequence, the following are encoded in one genomic region:
- the LOC110901493 gene encoding uncharacterized protein LOC110901493, whose translation MEVLGWLVEMSQTLPCSRQADGLLEDMKKYDFVFYIHLMEHILNITHTLSQCLQRKEQDLMNAVKLVSSTKNQLEKFRLEGFNEFLEKVNSFCDMYELEVKKLDDEYVNPRWPRRKMNITNRHYYEYDCFNAVLDLQIQEFGNRFNEVTSELLVCMSCLSPCDNFSAFDIPNILKLAEKYPYDFNEEEKRRLSIHLGNYFNFVKKDKQFANLDGLSSLVRLMVSTNIHVTFTLVYRLLKLVLVLPVATTTVERCFSAMKNVKTDLRNRIGDENLSDSCTMASMLDDLQLVSGL comes from the exons ATGGAAGTTCTTGGATGGTTAGTAGAAATGAGTCAAACTCTTCCTTGTAGTAGACAAGCGGACGGACTTCTAGAGGATATGAAAAAATACGACTTTGTATTTTACATACACTTGATGGAGCATATTCTAAACATCACACATACGTTGTCCCAATGTCTTCAAAGAAAGGAGCAAGATTTGATGAATGCAGTTAAATTGGTTTCTTCCACCAAAAACCAACTTGAAAAGTTTAGGTTGGAAGGTTTTAATGAGTTCTTGGAGAAGGTTAACTCCTTTTGTGACATGTATGAACTTGAGGTGAAAAAATTGGATGATGAATACGTTAACCCAAGGTGGCCAAGAAGAAAGATGAACATCACAAATCGGCATTATTACGAGTATGATTGCTTCAATGCGGTTCTTGATTTGCAAATACAAGAATTTGGGAACCGTTTTAATGAGGTAACATCGGAACTACTTGTTTGTATGAGTTGTTTGAGTCCTTGTGATAATTTTAGTGCATTTGACATTCCAAATATACTAAAGCTAGCCGAGAAGTATCCATATGATTTCAATGAAGAGGAAAAACGAAGGCTTTCGATTCACCTCGGAAACTactttaattttgtgaaaaaagATAAACAATTCGCCAACTTGGATGGTTTGTCAAGTCTTGTAAGGTTAATGGTTTCAACAAATATTCACGTTACTTTTACATTGGTATATCGGTTATTGAAGCTTGTTCTCGTATTACCCGTTGCAACcacaaccgttgaaagatgtttttcggcaatgaagaatgtgaagacCGACTTGCGTAATCGGATTGGGGATGAGAATTTAAGTGATAGTTGt ACAATGGCTTCAATGTTAGATGATTTGCAACTCGTGAGCGGTTTGTAG
- the LOC110927389 gene encoding receptor-like protein kinase FERONIA encodes MLIFSLPIFYVLLLFISIITTTAQPYKATDRFFIACGSSSTTTTSDPRWDDDQNSKFVPNNIITTSFPSTPFQSDPSVSGILPYTSARIFNASSFTYTFPVSQGPKFLRLYFYPATYSNLKPEQSFFSVSSNGFSLLTNFSAFLTASFLAQARLDAGVNGPQVPNFVKEFLIYIKDTQLLNVTFTPSPNSYAFINGIEIVSMPEDLYFNSMNLIPVGMTTAPDITNDQALENVYRLNMGGGHISSIGDTGMYRSWDQDINYIYGGAIGLTPSYGHKPITYTTETPNYTAPEEVYQTQRSMGNLSDTFNLTWILSVDSGFYYNIRLHFCNSIPLYTKPGQVVFKIFINNQTADEEIDVFHLTKGSGYPVFKDYVVFVDDPYRNRGKQDLWVAMHPNPNTEVYHDAYLNGLEAFKLSTDRSLASPNPELSSTTPPTRQTTTVKRNKNKPPYAAIIGGIVGALVLLSILVLIVFQKRRRVKDHGAGTDDRSSYEPAYSESKSSQSTLPSDRCRRFSLREVLAATNEFNDDFVIGNGGFGKVYKGYMDDAATAVAIKRLNESSNQGLQEFHTEIGMLSKLRHVQLVSLIGYCEDKGEMILVYDYMANGTLREHLYKTNKPPLPWKRRLQICIGAAKGLHYLHTGAKRVIIHRDVKSTNILLDENWVAKVSDFGLSKLGPSDQAQNHVSTVVKGSIGYVDPQYYRSQKLTDKSDVYSFGVVLLEVLCARPVLIPGLPREQVSLAEWGKYCRRKGTLNKIIDPKIRGEVAPECLKQFGVVAFSCLKEQGSERPSMDEVVWGLEFALELQESSEKTVGEAVPENQEFPFLMQGATRATTPTTDEDAFTGSSAIRNGTSSISSSDGGFKSETVFSEILKPAGR; translated from the coding sequence ATGTTAATCTTCAGTTTACCCATCTTTTATGTGCTCCTactcttcatatccatcattacCACCACTGCACAACCATATAAAGCCACCGATCGCTTCTTCATCGCCTGCGGTTCATCCTCAACCACCACCACTTCTGACCCGAGATGGGATGATGATCAAAATTCTAAATTTGTCCCTAACAACATCATCACCACTTCTTTTCCTTCCACTCCCTTCCAATCAGATCCTTCAGTATCCGGCATCCTCCCTTATACTTCTGCCCGAATTTTTAACGCTTCTTCGTTCACTTACACATTTCCAGTCTCCCAAGGCCCGAAATTCCTCCGCTTATATTTCTATCCTGCCACCTACTCCAACCTCAAACCAGAACAATCTTTCTTTTCAGTATCATCGAATGGCTTCTCTCTCTTAACTAACTTTAGCGCTTTCCTAACCGCCTCTTTTCTGGCTCAGGCCCGCTTAGATGCAGGAGTTAATGGACCCCAGGTTCCAAACTTTGTCAAAGAATTCTTGATCTATATAAAAGATACACAACTCCTAAACGTTACCTTCACACCCTCACCCAACTCATATGCCTTCATCAACGGTATTGAAATTGTTTCAATGCCGGAAGATCTGTACTTTAACTCTATGAACCTGATACCTGTTGGGATGACTACAGCACCTGATATTACAAACGACCAGGCACTTGAAAATGTTTACAGATTAAATATGGGTGGGGGACATATATCTAGTATTGGAGATACCGGTATGTACCGGTCATGGGATCAAGATATTAACTACATATACGGAGGAGCAATTGGGTTGACACCGTCTTATGGTCACAAGCCCATTACTTATACAACGGAGACACCCAATTATACTGCACCTGAGGAAGTTTATCAAACCCAACGGAGTATGGGCAATCTGTCTGACACGTTCAATCTAACCTGGATACTTTCTGTTGATTCTGGGTTTTATTACAATATCAGGCTCCATTTTTGCAACAGTATACCACTGTACACAAAACCAGGTCAGGTGGTTTTCAAGATCTTCATTAATAATCAAACTGCTGATGAGGAAATTGACGTGTTCCACTTAACAAAAGGTAGTGGTTATCCTGTATTCAAGGATTATGTTGTGTTTGTTGATGACCCATATCGCAACAGAGGCAAGCAAGATTTGTGGGTTGCTATGCATCCTAATCCCAATACTGAAGTATATCATGATGCTTATTTGAATGGTTTGGAAGCCTTTAAGTTAAGCACGGATAGAAGTCTTGCTAGTCCAAACCCGGAACTTAGCTCTACAACCCCACCAACTCGGCAGACAACTACTGTAAAAAGGAACAAGAACAAACCTCCATATGCCGCGATAATTGGAGGTATCGTAGGAGCGTTAGTCTTGTTGTCTATCTTAGTTCTCATAGTTTTCCAGAAGCGGAGACGAGTCAAAGATCATGGTGCTGGCACCGACGACAGGTCATCATACGAGCCAGCGTATAGTGAATCAAAGTCTTCACAATCAACACTGCCATCAGATAGATGTCGTCGCTTCTCACTTAGAGAAGTGTTAGCAGCTACAAATGAATTTAATGATGATTTCGTCATAGGCAACGGTGGGTTTGGTAAGGTGTACAAAGGGTACATGGACGACGCTGCAACCGCTGTTGCAATCAAACGACTAAATGAATCATCCAACCAAGGTTTACAAGAATTCCATACGGAAATAGGGATGTTGTCTAAACTACGCCATGTCCAATTAGTGTCCCTGATTGGATACTGTGAAGATAAGGGAGAGATGATACTAGTCTACGATTACATGGCTAACGGGACTCTACGCGAACATTTGTACAAGACAAACAAGCCCCCACTGCCATGGAAAAGACGTCTCCAAATTTGCATTGGTGCAGCtaaagggttgcattatctccACACGGGTGCAAAACGTGTGATAATTCATAGGGATGTCAAGTCCACAAATATCTTACTTGATGAAAATTGGGTTGCTAAGGTATCCGATTTTGGTTTGTCAAAGCTAGGCCCTAGTGACCAAGCACAAAACCATGTTAGCACGGTAGTGAAGGGTAGTATCGGGTACGTGGATCCCCAATATTACCGAAGCCAAAAACTTACAGACAAATCTGATGTGTACTCATTTGGTGTTGTTCTGCTTGAAGTGTTGTGTGCAAGACCAGTTTTGATTCCCGGGCTGCCCAGAGAACAGGTGAGTTTGGCAGAATGGGGAAAATATTGTCGTCGGAAGGGTACCCTGAACAAAATAATTGATCCAAAAATAAGGGGTGAGGTTGCACCTGAGTGTTTAAAGCAGTTTGGAGTGGTGGCATTTAGTTGCTTGAAAGAACAAGGAAGTGAAAGGCCATCCATGGACGAAGTAGTTTGGGGGCTGGAGTTTGCATTGGAGCTACAAGAATCTTCTGAGAAAACAGTTGGTGAAGCCGTGCCTGAAAATCAAGAATTTCCGTTTCTGATGCAAGGGGCGACAAGAGCAACAACACCAACAACAGACGAAGATGCGTTCACAGGATCAAGCGCGATAAGAAATGGCACATCGTCGATTAGTAGCAGCGATGGAGGGTTCAAGTCAGAAACAGTTTTCTCCGAGATTCTGAAGCCAGCTGGAAGATAA
- the LOC118481809 gene encoding uncharacterized protein LOC118481809: MNIRPHLWLIKKNNRFFQPHARYSFKPVDREHFCQFIREVRLPDGFGSNFKKKVLSSNSNIIGLKSHDYHILMHRLLPIGVQAGLPKDVSSTIIDLCTLFKKICARSLCVEDMRNAQKEVVKILCNLELIFPPAFFDVMVHLVMHLPEEAILVGPVHRWMYPFERYMKKLKSYMRNMAKPKGSIAEGYVADEALTFCSMYLEGMQTKFNRPDRNADDGIPKRQLHVFSSQCRPISKTTVPRLCEKAKKSLEWFVLDNCDEIKDYKSKFEFDFPVGDLKTQFSTWFKYNANISSSSSSSMSSELTNKLTAMAHGFLNAYSYNACIVNGVRFVVHSCDVQRATQNSGVFSIGEDGIPFYPFYGQLEEIIELNYLDGYSVVLFRCKWFKTSGK; the protein is encoded by the exons ATGAATATTCGACCACATCTATGGCTAATAAAGAAAAACAACAGGTTCTTCCAGCCACATGCTCGTTACTCTTTCAAACCCGTTGATCGAGAACATTTTTGTCAGTTCATTAGAGAAGTGAGACTACCTGATGGATTTGGATCGAACTTTAAAAAGAAGGTGCTTTCTAGTAATTCAAATATAATTGGGTTAAAGTCTCATGATTATCACATTCTCATGCATCGATTGCTACCAATAGGGGTCCAAGCAGGTTTGCCTAAAGATGTTTCGTCAACAATCATTGACCTCTGCaccttatttaaaaaaatatgtgcACGATCGTTATGTGTGGAGGACATGCGAAATGCACAAAAGGAAGTGGTAAAGATATTATGCAATTTGGAATTGATATTTCCTCCGGCATTTTTTGACGTAATGGTTCATCTAGTTATGCATTTACCCGAAGAAGCTATTCTTGTTGGGCCTGTGCATAGATGGATGTATCCTTTTGAAAGATACATGAAAAAGTTGAAATCGTATATGAGAAACATGGCCAAGCCTAAAGGCTCAATAGCAGAGGGTTATGTTGCAGATGAAGCATTGACATTCTGCTCTATGTATCTTGAGGGTATGCAAACCAAGTTTAACCGTCCCGATAGAAATGCAGATGATGGCATTCCAAAGAGGCAGTTGCATGTGTTTTCATCACAATGTCGGCCAATTTCAAAGACAACAGTCCCTAGACTTTGTGAGAAGGCCAAAAAATCATTGGAATGGTTTGTACTAGACAACTGTGATGAAATTAAAGACTACAAATC CAAATTTGAATTTGATTTTCCTGTCGGTGATTTGAAAACACAATTTTCCACATGGTTTAAGTATAATGCAAAtatatcttcatcttcatcatcatctatGTCTTCGGAGCTTACCAACAAATTAACTGCAATGGCACATGGTTTCTTGAACGCATATTCTTACAACGCTTGCATAGTCAATGGTGTTAGGTTTGTGGTACACAGTTGTGATGTCCAACGCGCTACCCAGAATAGTGGGGTGTTTTCAATCGGAGAAGATGGTATTCCATTCTATCCATTCTATGGTCAACTAGAGGAGATCATAGAGTTGAACTACTTAGATGGTTATTCGGTTGTACTGTTTCGTTGTAAATGGTTCAAAACGTCTGGTAAGTGA
- the LOC110901504 gene encoding zinc finger MYM-type protein 1-like: protein MSADLVNENQAVHTQWDNRTPKEKREYRLRLSASTLLGKRLLNGGLAFRGHDESKDSLNKGNFLELLELMGEMNEELANVILENAPANNQMTNESCDVSKKEQMVVVIRFVDKVGIVKERFIGLVHVKEISAITLKTAIDDILARYGLSLKRIRGQGYDGASNMSGEFNGLRALILKENVSAFYIHCFAHQLQLVVVAVAHKHTPIWRVFETITCLINAVCASSKRQYMLRESQRRQFEKMEDVLCIGSGLNQEMTLSRPGDAR from the exons ATGAGTGCCGATTTAGTTAACGAAAATCAAGCGGTACACACACAATGGGACAATAGGACCCCTAAGGAGAAACGTGAATACCGACTTAGACTTAGTGCTTCTACTTTGCTTGGGAAAAGGTTGTTGAATGGAGGATTGGCGTTTCGTGGACATGATGAATCAAAAGATTCATTAAATAAAGGGAATTTCTTAGAGCTTTTAGAACTCATGGGTGAAATGAATGAAGAGCTTGCTAACGTTATCTTAGAGAATGCACCCGCGAATAACCAAATGACAA ATGAATCATGTGATGTATCAAAAAAAGAACAAATGGTGGTTGTTATTCGTTTTGTTGATAAAGTTGGGATTGTTAAGGAGCGTTTTATTGGGCTTGTTCATGTCAAAGAGATAAGCGCAATAACACTCAAAACGGCTATTGATGATATATTGGCACGTTATGGGTTAAGTTTGAAAAGGATTAGAGGCCAAGGCTATGACGGGGCAAGTAACATGTCAGGCGAGTTTAACGGCCTAAGGGCTCTAATCTTAAAGGAAAATGTTTCGGCCTTTTATATTCACTGCTTTGCACACCAACTTCAACTAGTTGTTGTGGCGGTGGCGCACAAACACACACCAATTTGGAGAGTTTTTGAAACGATAACATGTTTAATAAATGCCGTTTGTGCATCTTCTAAACGACAATATATGCTTCGTGAAAGCCAAAGAAGACAATTTGAAAAAATGGAAGACGTACTTTGTATCGGAAGTGGGTTGAACCAAGAAATGACACTTTCAAGGCCCGGGGATGCACGTTAG